A genomic window from Lotus japonicus ecotype B-129 chromosome 1, LjGifu_v1.2 includes:
- the LOC130718237 gene encoding isoamylase 3, chloroplastic isoform X1 produces the protein MLHHPLLCGSRPATHSTLFASLFSDGNNAGRSSLAGNSFCREIRLKFMKQASGSKSNHNGRGVYSETTDRAKLRTTNVYSGRAQEGVLEEDVSKVIENRPTWEISPGQAVPLGVSQVDNGINFAIFSQHATTVTLCLVLPENGSIGTLDGGMIELPLDPSLNKTGDVWHICIEDLPCSKVLYGYRIDGAHDWSKGHRFDSSIVLVDPYAKLIEGRRNFGDISMRLSKFLGTYDFDSLPFEWGENYKVPNIPEKDLVIYEMNVRAFTSGESSGLDNSIRGSYLGVIEKIPHLLELGINAVELLPVFEFDEFEFQRRPNPRDHMINTWGYSTINFFAPMSRYASAGGGSVNASKEFKQMVKALHSAGIEVILDVVYNHTNEADDANPYTTSFRGIDNKVYYMVDDNGQLMNFSGCGNTLNCNHPVVMELILDSLRHWVIEYHVDGFRFDLASVLCRGVDGSPLNAPPLIRAIAKDAVLSRCKIIAEPWDCGGLYLVGSFPNWDRWAEWNGKYRDDVRKFIKGDSGMKGGFATRVSGSSDLYRVNKRRPYHGINFVIAHDGFSLRDLVSYNFKHNEANGEGGQDGSNDNFSWNCGFEGETDDASIRALRSRQMKNFHLALMISQGTPMMLMGDEYGHTRYGNNNSYGHDTSLNNFLWDQLDTRRSDHFRFFSKVIKYRLAHQILKHENFLSKNDITWHEDNWDNPDSKFLAFTLHDRSGGDIYLAFNAHDYFVKAPLPTPPTKRWHRVVDTNLKSPDDFVLDGVPIEGNMYSIAPYSSILLEAKF, from the exons ATGCTTCACCACCCATTACTCTGCGGTTCCAGACCCGCCACTCACTCCACACTCTTCGCTTCGCTTTTCTCCGACGGCAACAACGCCGGTCGCAGTTCACTTGCCGGAAACTCGTTTTGCCGTGAAATCAG GTTGAAGTTCATGAAGCAAGCTTCGGGAAGCAAATCGAATCATAATGGTCGCGGAGTTTATAGTGAG ACAACGGACCGCGCCAAGCTTAGGACAACTAATGTTTATAGTGGTCGTGCTCAGGAAGGGGTGCTTGAG GAAGATGTCTCCAAAGTGATAGAGAACAGACCAACATGGGAAATTTCCCCAGGACAGGCAGTTCCATTGGGTGTATCACAAGTTGACAATGGAATCAATTTTGCTATTTTTTCACAGCATGCAACTACAGTCACACTTTGTTTAGTCCTTCCTGAGAA TGGAAGCATTGGTACTCTAGACGGTGGCATGATAGAACTGCCTTTGGATCCTTCCTTGAACAAAACAGGGGACGTTTGGCACATTTGTATTGAG GATCTTCCATGTAGCAAGGTTCTATATGGATATCGTATCGATGGAGCTCACGACTGGAGTAAAGGGCATCGGTTTGACAGCAGCATTGTGCTTGTTGATCCTTATGCAAAATTAATCGAAGGTCGAAGGAATTTTGGGGATATTAGCATGAGGTTGTCCAAGTTTCTCGGCACATATGATTTTGACAGTTTACCTTTTGAATGGGGGGAGAATTACAAGGTTCCAAATATTCCGGAG AAAGATCTTGTTATATATGAGATGAATGTCCGCGCATTTACAAGTGGTGAATCTAGTGGGTTGGATAACAGCATTCGTGGCAGCTATCTTGGTGTGATTGAGAAG ATCCCACACTTGCTAGAGCTTGGTATCAATGCAGTGGAGTTGCTGCCTGTCTTTGAGTTTGATGAGTTTGAATTCCAGAGGCGTCCAAACCCCAGAGACCACATG attAATACATGGGGTTATTCAACAATAAATTTCTTTGCTCCAATGAGTCGCTATGCTAGTGCTGGTGGAGGATCAGTTAATGCTTCCAAAGAGTTCAAGCAAATGGTTAAAGCCTTACATTCTGCTGGCATAGAG GTTATTTTGGATGTTGTCTACAATCATACTAATGAGGCTGATGATGCCAACCCTTACACTACTTCGTTCCGTGGCATAGATAATAAG GTTTATTACATGGTAGACGATAACGGGCAGTTGATGAACTTCTCTGGCTGTG GAAATACATTGAATTGTAACCATCCTGTGGTCATGGAGCTAATTCTCGACAGCCTAAGACACTG GGTCATTGAATATCATGTGGATGGATTTCGATTTGATCTTGCAAGTGTCCTATGTCGAGGAGTAGATGGCTCCCCCCTTAATGCTCCCCCACTTATTAGG GCAATTGCTAAAGATGCAGTTTTGTCAAGGTGTAAAATTATTGCAGAGCCTTGGGACTGTGGAGGTCTCTATCTTGTTGGAAGTTTTCCCAATTGGGATCG GTGGGCTGAATGGAATGGGAAATATCGCGATGATGTGCGGAAATTTATCAAG GGCGATTCTGGTATGAAGGGGGGCTTTGCGACTCGTGTTTCTGGGTCTTCTGATCTTTACAGA GTGAACAAGCGTAGACCATATCATGGTATTAACTTTGTTATTGCACATGATGGGTTCAGCTTGCGTGATCTTGTTTCATACAATTTCAAG CACAATGAGGCCAATGGGGAAGGTGGACAAGATGGAAGCAATGATAATTTTAGCTGGAATTGTGGTTTTGAAG GAGAAACTGATGATGCTAGTATAAGAGCTTTGCGGTCAAGACAAATGAAAAACTTCCATTTGGCATTAATGATATCTCAG GGCACACCGATGATGTTAATGGGGGATGAATACGGCCATACTCGCTATGGAAATAACAATAGTTACGGGCATGATACTTCCCTTAATAATTTCCTGTGGGATCAG TTGGATACACGTAGGAGTGATCACTTCAGGTTTTTCTCTAAGGTGATAAAGTACCGGCTTGCACATCAAATATTGAAGCATGAAAATTTTCTCAGCAAG AATGACATAACATGGCATGAAGATAACTGGGACAATCCTGACAGCAAGTTTCTAGCATTTAC